The following proteins are encoded in a genomic region of Pungitius pungitius chromosome 19, fPunPun2.1, whole genome shotgun sequence:
- the spata13 gene encoding spermatogenesis-associated protein 13 isoform X2: MRLFSNPRKGPVPARGPTADSPAPSHGNDSNGVPQSWSGLPGLGVVDSFKKLRSSVLQGIQSRGAVSQDGEHDPSDQEMANGTAAADMYPSPDDAGSRLMCADGYGVPNGQYNGQKSAATTRCASDDEEENDEGDELARNTRFSRSIRRAYGAGRISLLDTGNRTTTTGTNRTPGVQTDNATEDANASVLSKLSRSAENLHIFKAPFRRKAPPPGPPPLQEDAQRTTASNGTPNIQRTASVSSVDLRGHAAGGAKGPAMTKKPMLKLVGSMTDLTARRRRSPSPSSTSPSPLSPLTRLHDDYSRRTPCLATGERQRRPSPVRARVMSAESTLLVHLRPEYADGPGQRRGLTGLVPVEPPEGAEPTTADFFAPYESSAYKPPPVQKEAEDDPRPNEATSDQPEPEALLQTEEVPPTPITTPPTSSTSLSESPTGASLETSSARPRRRSGRARPRPISDYGQLVSRRNPIPEEGAETRAEERTAETSSHKDSSGRDSCGIEESPETCSVSGDDQGGTRQRPVSVIGGVEESEEKEDRLPSLLSRPPIPSHQVPPYRAVSARFRPSALSQSTPIGLDRVGRRKLHRMLSDGLSECSAALDDSVSEEEDGSFDELADATPHLRPGVELSVLNEWISSGNAVYAEALWDHVTMEEQELAFKAGDVIRVLEAPDKDWWWGRGADKESWFPSSFVRVRVNQEDLSAESVESVADQEDPAPRDAHNAQHKEQMRTNVVQEIMNTERIYIKLLKDICEGYIRQCRKHPDMFTELQLKTIFSNIEDIYRFQRQFLRDLEKKYDKDQPHQSEIGSCFLLQGEGFSIYSDYCNTHPAACSELQRLMKSGKYKHFFEACRLLQQMIDISVASFLLTPVQKICKYPLQLGELLKYTPKDHRDYSGVSKAHEAMKNVASLINERKRRHESIDTIAHWQVAILHWEGPDVLELSSDLIHSGELTRVLRQGKMQQRSFFLFDHQLVFCKKDVLRRDLLHYRGRLDMDQTEVVDVPDGRDPDLGLQLRNALRLRNASTLEFVCGLCCRKAQDKQRWLQAFAKERQRVREDQEMGMEISEEQRKQAIVNARRAKQKKSKNIGYSGSVPPHHQNLHPLHPLHQRHITIPTSVPQQQVFSLAEPPKRKPYHVLQSIPFFRK; the protein is encoded by the exons ATGAGGCTTTTTTCCAACCCGAGGAAGGGCCCTGTCCCCGCTCGCGGTCCGACCGCTGACAGTCCCGCCCCGTCCCACGGCAACGACAGCAACGGCGTCCCCCAGTCCTGGTCGGGACTACCGGGTCTGGGTGTGGTGGACTCCTTCAAAAAGCTGCGCTCCTCGGTGCTCCAGGGTATTCAGAGCAGAGGGGCGGTCAGCCAAGATGGAGAGCACGACCCGTCTGACCAGGAAATGGCGAATGGAACAGCTGCGGCAGACATGTACCCCAGTCCAGATGACGCAGGAAGCCGCTTAATGTGTGCAGACGGATACGGTGTGCCCAACGGACAATATAACGGGCAAAAGTCGGCCGCGACAACCCGATGTGCATCcgacgatgaggaggaaaacGACGAAGGAGACGAGCTGGCGCGCAACACGCGGTTCTCGAGGAGCATCAGGAGGGCGTACGGAGCCGGTCGCATCTCTTTATTGGACACCGGGAACAGGACGACGACTACGGGAACCAATCGGACGCCCGGCGTCCAAACGGACAACGCGACGGAGGACGCTAATGCGAGCGTGCTGAGCAAGCTGAGCAGAAGTGCAGAGAATCTTCACATATTTAAGGCGCCTTTCAGGCGCAAAGCCCCGCCGCCGGGACCGCCTCCGCTTCAGGAGGACGCCCAGAGGACCACCGCGTCGAACGGGACACCGAACATCCAGAGGACGGCCAGCGTCTCCTCAGTGGATCTCCGGGGCCACGCTGCCGGCGGCGCGAAGGGCCCCGCGATGACCAAGAAGCCGATGCTGAAGCTGGTCGGCAGCATGACCGACCTGACCGCCAGACGCAGGCGGAGTCCCTCCCCCAGCTCCACCTCTCCGTCACCGCTGTCTCCCCTGACCCGTCTCCACGACGACTACTCCCGCCGCACGCCTTGCCTGGCGACGGGTGAGCGCCAGCGCCGTCCCTCGCCCGTCAGAGCCCGGGTCATGTCCGCAGAAAGCACCCTTCTGGTTCATCTGCGCCCCGAATACGCCGACGGCCCCGGGCAGCGCAGGGGCCTCACCGGCCTGGTTCCCGTGGAGCCGCCGGAGGGAGCCGAGCCGACTACCGCTGACTTCTTTGCTCCTTATGAATCGTCTGCTTACAAACCTCCTCCCGTCCAGAAAGAAGCTGAGGATGACCCGCGACCAAATGAG GCGACATCGGACCAACCAGAGCCAGAAGCCCTTCTCCAAACAGAGGAAGTCCCTCCAACCCCCATCAccacccctcccacctcctccacgaGCCTCTCAGAGTCGCCCACGGGCGCATCCTTGGAAACGTCCTCCGCCAGGCCGAGGCGGAGGAGCGGACGCGCGAGACCTCGTCCCATCTCTGACTACGGGCAGCTCGTTTCCAGGAGGAACCCCATCCCCGAGGAAGGGGCAGAAACGCGCGCCGAGGAAAGGACAGCGGAGACATCCTCGCACAAGGACAGCAGTGGTAGGGACTCGTGCGGGATTGAAGAGAGCCCGGAGACATGCAGCGTCAGCGGGGACGATCAAGGAGGCACGAGGCAGCGCCCGGTCTCGGTGATCGGGGGCGTcgaggagagcgaggagaaAGAAGACCGCCTCCCTTCT CTTTTGTCGCGGCCGCCCATCCCCTCCCACCAGGTCCCCCCCTACAGAGCCGTGTCTGCCAGGTTTCGACCCTCCGCCCTCTCCCAGAGCACCCCCATCGGACTGGACCGCGTAGGGCGGCGTAAGCTCCACAGAATGCTCAGCG ATGGTTTGTCAGAGTGCTCGGCGGCGCTGGATGACAGCGTGAGTGAAGAGGAGGACGGCAGCTTCGACGAGCTCGCCGATGCAACGCCCCACCTCCGGCCAGGGGTGGAGCTGTCTGTGCTCAACGAG TGGATAAGCTCAGGCAACGCCGTGTATGCTGAGGCTCTGTGGGACCATGTGAccatggaggagcaggagctggcCTTCAAGGCCGGAGACGTTATCCGCGTACTGGAGGCCCCGGACAAGGACTGGTGGTGGGGCAGGGGGGCTGACAAGGAGTCCTGGTTCCCCTCCAGCTTTGTGAGG GTGCGAGTGAACCAGGAGGACTTGAGTGCAGAAAGTGTGGAGAGTGTCGCGGACCAGGAAGATCCGGCTCCCAGGGACGCACACAACGCTCAGCACAAGGAGCAGATGAGAACCAACGTGGTTCAGGAAATCATGAATACCGAACGCATCTACATCAAGCTCCTGAAAGACATCTGTGAG GGTTACATCCGTCAGTGCCGTAAACACCCGGACATGTTCACTGAGCTGCAGCTGAAGACCATCTTCAGCAACATAGAGGACATCTACAGGTTCCAGAGGCAGTTTCTCAGAGACCTGGAGAAGAAGTACGACAAAGACCAACCTCATCAAAGTGAAATTGGCTCTTGCTTTCTCCTACAG GGAGAGGGCTTTTCTATCTACTCCGACTATTGTAACACTCATCCAGCAGCCTGCTCTGAGCTGCAGCGCCTCATGAAGTCCGGAAAATATAAGCATTTCTTCGAGGCCTGCCGGCTCCTCCAGCAGATGATCGACATTTCCGTGGCCAGTTTCTTGCTAACGCCGGTTCAGAAGATCTGTAAATACCCCCTGCAGCTTGGAGAGCTGCTTAAGTACACCCCCAAAGACCACAG AGACTACAGCGGGGTGAGCAAAGCTCACGAGGCGATGAAGAACGTGGCCAGTTTGATAAACGAGAGGAAGCGGCGGCATGAGAGCATCGACACCATTGCTCACTGGCAGGTGGCCATTCTACACTGGGAG GGGCCCGACGTGCTGGAGCTCAGCTCGGACCTGATCCACTCCGGCGAGCTGACTCGGGTCCTCCGACAAGGCAAAATGCAACAGCGCAGCTTCTTCCTGTTCGACCACCAGTTGGTCTTCTGCAAAAAAGACGTGCTGCGCAGAGACCTGCTCCACTACCGCGGGCGGCTGGACATGGACCAGACGGAGGTGGTGGACGTGCCCGACGGGCGGGACCCGGACCTGGGCCTGCAGCTGAGGAATGCGCTGCGCCTGCGCAACGCCTCCACTCTGGAGTTTGTGTGCGGGCTGTGCTGCAGGAAGGCCCAGGACAAGCAGAGGTGGCTGCAGGCCTTCGCCAAGGAGAGGCAGCGAGTCAGAGAAGACCAAGAGATGG GAATGGAAATCAGTGAAGAGCAAAGAAAACAGGCCATTGTTAATGCCAGGAGAgccaaacagaagaaaagcaaaa ACATTGGTTACTCTGGTTCTGTCCCACCGCACCACCAAAACCTTCACCCACTTCACCCACTTCACCAGCGTCACATCACCATCCCAACCAGCGTGCCCCAGCAGCAGGTCTTTTCACTGGCCGAGCCCCCGAAGCGGAAGCCTTACCACGTGTTGCAAAGCATCCCCTTTTTCAGGAAGTGA
- the spata13 gene encoding spermatogenesis-associated protein 13 isoform X1 yields MSRAELLDRVSSTSEESLPGLHNSKADPRTHSRPLSDIYPFHSPADRGVVPCQLSVCAAQVQPVTAGPYENQLNGINSSSWSNPVIGQPEGKPFSSRIMRLFSNPRKGPVPARGPTADSPAPSHGNDSNGVPQSWSGLPGLGVVDSFKKLRSSVLQGIQSRGAVSQDGEHDPSDQEMANGTAAADMYPSPDDAGSRLMCADGYGVPNGQYNGQKSAATTRCASDDEEENDEGDELARNTRFSRSIRRAYGAGRISLLDTGNRTTTTGTNRTPGVQTDNATEDANASVLSKLSRSAENLHIFKAPFRRKAPPPGPPPLQEDAQRTTASNGTPNIQRTASVSSVDLRGHAAGGAKGPAMTKKPMLKLVGSMTDLTARRRRSPSPSSTSPSPLSPLTRLHDDYSRRTPCLATGERQRRPSPVRARVMSAESTLLVHLRPEYADGPGQRRGLTGLVPVEPPEGAEPTTADFFAPYESSAYKPPPVQKEAEDDPRPNEATSDQPEPEALLQTEEVPPTPITTPPTSSTSLSESPTGASLETSSARPRRRSGRARPRPISDYGQLVSRRNPIPEEGAETRAEERTAETSSHKDSSGRDSCGIEESPETCSVSGDDQGGTRQRPVSVIGGVEESEEKEDRLPSLLSRPPIPSHQVPPYRAVSARFRPSALSQSTPIGLDRVGRRKLHRMLSDGLSECSAALDDSVSEEEDGSFDELADATPHLRPGVELSVLNEWISSGNAVYAEALWDHVTMEEQELAFKAGDVIRVLEAPDKDWWWGRGADKESWFPSSFVRVRVNQEDLSAESVESVADQEDPAPRDAHNAQHKEQMRTNVVQEIMNTERIYIKLLKDICEGYIRQCRKHPDMFTELQLKTIFSNIEDIYRFQRQFLRDLEKKYDKDQPHQSEIGSCFLLQGEGFSIYSDYCNTHPAACSELQRLMKSGKYKHFFEACRLLQQMIDISVASFLLTPVQKICKYPLQLGELLKYTPKDHRDYSGVSKAHEAMKNVASLINERKRRHESIDTIAHWQVAILHWEGPDVLELSSDLIHSGELTRVLRQGKMQQRSFFLFDHQLVFCKKDVLRRDLLHYRGRLDMDQTEVVDVPDGRDPDLGLQLRNALRLRNASTLEFVCGLCCRKAQDKQRWLQAFAKERQRVREDQEMGMEISEEQRKQAIVNARRAKQKKSKNIGYSGSVPPHHQNLHPLHPLHQRHITIPTSVPQQQVFSLAEPPKRKPYHVLQSIPFFRK; encoded by the exons ATGAGCAGG GCAGAACTACTGGACAGGGTCTCGTCCACCAGCGAAGAGTCTCTCCCGGGCCTCCACAACTCTAAAGCTGACCCGCGGACCCACAGCCGACCCCTCAGTGACATTTACCCGTTTCACAGTCCCGCCGACAGAGGTGTGGTCCCGTGCCAGCTGTCCGTGTGCGCCGCCCAAGTGCAGCCGGTGACTGCGGGCCCTTACGAGAACCAGTTGAATGGCATCAACTCGTCGTCCTGGTCCAACCCCGTCATAGGTCAACCCGAGGGCAAGCCTTTTTCCTCAAGAATTATGAGGCTTTTTTCCAACCCGAGGAAGGGCCCTGTCCCCGCTCGCGGTCCGACCGCTGACAGTCCCGCCCCGTCCCACGGCAACGACAGCAACGGCGTCCCCCAGTCCTGGTCGGGACTACCGGGTCTGGGTGTGGTGGACTCCTTCAAAAAGCTGCGCTCCTCGGTGCTCCAGGGTATTCAGAGCAGAGGGGCGGTCAGCCAAGATGGAGAGCACGACCCGTCTGACCAGGAAATGGCGAATGGAACAGCTGCGGCAGACATGTACCCCAGTCCAGATGACGCAGGAAGCCGCTTAATGTGTGCAGACGGATACGGTGTGCCCAACGGACAATATAACGGGCAAAAGTCGGCCGCGACAACCCGATGTGCATCcgacgatgaggaggaaaacGACGAAGGAGACGAGCTGGCGCGCAACACGCGGTTCTCGAGGAGCATCAGGAGGGCGTACGGAGCCGGTCGCATCTCTTTATTGGACACCGGGAACAGGACGACGACTACGGGAACCAATCGGACGCCCGGCGTCCAAACGGACAACGCGACGGAGGACGCTAATGCGAGCGTGCTGAGCAAGCTGAGCAGAAGTGCAGAGAATCTTCACATATTTAAGGCGCCTTTCAGGCGCAAAGCCCCGCCGCCGGGACCGCCTCCGCTTCAGGAGGACGCCCAGAGGACCACCGCGTCGAACGGGACACCGAACATCCAGAGGACGGCCAGCGTCTCCTCAGTGGATCTCCGGGGCCACGCTGCCGGCGGCGCGAAGGGCCCCGCGATGACCAAGAAGCCGATGCTGAAGCTGGTCGGCAGCATGACCGACCTGACCGCCAGACGCAGGCGGAGTCCCTCCCCCAGCTCCACCTCTCCGTCACCGCTGTCTCCCCTGACCCGTCTCCACGACGACTACTCCCGCCGCACGCCTTGCCTGGCGACGGGTGAGCGCCAGCGCCGTCCCTCGCCCGTCAGAGCCCGGGTCATGTCCGCAGAAAGCACCCTTCTGGTTCATCTGCGCCCCGAATACGCCGACGGCCCCGGGCAGCGCAGGGGCCTCACCGGCCTGGTTCCCGTGGAGCCGCCGGAGGGAGCCGAGCCGACTACCGCTGACTTCTTTGCTCCTTATGAATCGTCTGCTTACAAACCTCCTCCCGTCCAGAAAGAAGCTGAGGATGACCCGCGACCAAATGAG GCGACATCGGACCAACCAGAGCCAGAAGCCCTTCTCCAAACAGAGGAAGTCCCTCCAACCCCCATCAccacccctcccacctcctccacgaGCCTCTCAGAGTCGCCCACGGGCGCATCCTTGGAAACGTCCTCCGCCAGGCCGAGGCGGAGGAGCGGACGCGCGAGACCTCGTCCCATCTCTGACTACGGGCAGCTCGTTTCCAGGAGGAACCCCATCCCCGAGGAAGGGGCAGAAACGCGCGCCGAGGAAAGGACAGCGGAGACATCCTCGCACAAGGACAGCAGTGGTAGGGACTCGTGCGGGATTGAAGAGAGCCCGGAGACATGCAGCGTCAGCGGGGACGATCAAGGAGGCACGAGGCAGCGCCCGGTCTCGGTGATCGGGGGCGTcgaggagagcgaggagaaAGAAGACCGCCTCCCTTCT CTTTTGTCGCGGCCGCCCATCCCCTCCCACCAGGTCCCCCCCTACAGAGCCGTGTCTGCCAGGTTTCGACCCTCCGCCCTCTCCCAGAGCACCCCCATCGGACTGGACCGCGTAGGGCGGCGTAAGCTCCACAGAATGCTCAGCG ATGGTTTGTCAGAGTGCTCGGCGGCGCTGGATGACAGCGTGAGTGAAGAGGAGGACGGCAGCTTCGACGAGCTCGCCGATGCAACGCCCCACCTCCGGCCAGGGGTGGAGCTGTCTGTGCTCAACGAG TGGATAAGCTCAGGCAACGCCGTGTATGCTGAGGCTCTGTGGGACCATGTGAccatggaggagcaggagctggcCTTCAAGGCCGGAGACGTTATCCGCGTACTGGAGGCCCCGGACAAGGACTGGTGGTGGGGCAGGGGGGCTGACAAGGAGTCCTGGTTCCCCTCCAGCTTTGTGAGG GTGCGAGTGAACCAGGAGGACTTGAGTGCAGAAAGTGTGGAGAGTGTCGCGGACCAGGAAGATCCGGCTCCCAGGGACGCACACAACGCTCAGCACAAGGAGCAGATGAGAACCAACGTGGTTCAGGAAATCATGAATACCGAACGCATCTACATCAAGCTCCTGAAAGACATCTGTGAG GGTTACATCCGTCAGTGCCGTAAACACCCGGACATGTTCACTGAGCTGCAGCTGAAGACCATCTTCAGCAACATAGAGGACATCTACAGGTTCCAGAGGCAGTTTCTCAGAGACCTGGAGAAGAAGTACGACAAAGACCAACCTCATCAAAGTGAAATTGGCTCTTGCTTTCTCCTACAG GGAGAGGGCTTTTCTATCTACTCCGACTATTGTAACACTCATCCAGCAGCCTGCTCTGAGCTGCAGCGCCTCATGAAGTCCGGAAAATATAAGCATTTCTTCGAGGCCTGCCGGCTCCTCCAGCAGATGATCGACATTTCCGTGGCCAGTTTCTTGCTAACGCCGGTTCAGAAGATCTGTAAATACCCCCTGCAGCTTGGAGAGCTGCTTAAGTACACCCCCAAAGACCACAG AGACTACAGCGGGGTGAGCAAAGCTCACGAGGCGATGAAGAACGTGGCCAGTTTGATAAACGAGAGGAAGCGGCGGCATGAGAGCATCGACACCATTGCTCACTGGCAGGTGGCCATTCTACACTGGGAG GGGCCCGACGTGCTGGAGCTCAGCTCGGACCTGATCCACTCCGGCGAGCTGACTCGGGTCCTCCGACAAGGCAAAATGCAACAGCGCAGCTTCTTCCTGTTCGACCACCAGTTGGTCTTCTGCAAAAAAGACGTGCTGCGCAGAGACCTGCTCCACTACCGCGGGCGGCTGGACATGGACCAGACGGAGGTGGTGGACGTGCCCGACGGGCGGGACCCGGACCTGGGCCTGCAGCTGAGGAATGCGCTGCGCCTGCGCAACGCCTCCACTCTGGAGTTTGTGTGCGGGCTGTGCTGCAGGAAGGCCCAGGACAAGCAGAGGTGGCTGCAGGCCTTCGCCAAGGAGAGGCAGCGAGTCAGAGAAGACCAAGAGATGG GAATGGAAATCAGTGAAGAGCAAAGAAAACAGGCCATTGTTAATGCCAGGAGAgccaaacagaagaaaagcaaaa ACATTGGTTACTCTGGTTCTGTCCCACCGCACCACCAAAACCTTCACCCACTTCACCCACTTCACCAGCGTCACATCACCATCCCAACCAGCGTGCCCCAGCAGCAGGTCTTTTCACTGGCCGAGCCCCCGAAGCGGAAGCCTTACCACGTGTTGCAAAGCATCCCCTTTTTCAGGAAGTGA
- the spata13 gene encoding spermatogenesis-associated protein 13 isoform X3, whose amino-acid sequence MVLVHCVPFQCICRGPDLDRENQEATSDQPEPEALLQTEEVPPTPITTPPTSSTSLSESPTGASLETSSARPRRRSGRARPRPISDYGQLVSRRNPIPEEGAETRAEERTAETSSHKDSSGRDSCGIEESPETCSVSGDDQGGTRQRPVSVIGGVEESEEKEDRLPSLLSRPPIPSHQVPPYRAVSARFRPSALSQSTPIGLDRVGRRKLHRMLSDGLSECSAALDDSVSEEEDGSFDELADATPHLRPGVELSVLNEWISSGNAVYAEALWDHVTMEEQELAFKAGDVIRVLEAPDKDWWWGRGADKESWFPSSFVRVRVNQEDLSAESVESVADQEDPAPRDAHNAQHKEQMRTNVVQEIMNTERIYIKLLKDICEGYIRQCRKHPDMFTELQLKTIFSNIEDIYRFQRQFLRDLEKKYDKDQPHQSEIGSCFLLQGEGFSIYSDYCNTHPAACSELQRLMKSGKYKHFFEACRLLQQMIDISVASFLLTPVQKICKYPLQLGELLKYTPKDHRDYSGVSKAHEAMKNVASLINERKRRHESIDTIAHWQVAILHWEGPDVLELSSDLIHSGELTRVLRQGKMQQRSFFLFDHQLVFCKKDVLRRDLLHYRGRLDMDQTEVVDVPDGRDPDLGLQLRNALRLRNASTLEFVCGLCCRKAQDKQRWLQAFAKERQRVREDQEMGMEISEEQRKQAIVNARRAKQKKSKNIGYSGSVPPHHQNLHPLHPLHQRHITIPTSVPQQQVFSLAEPPKRKPYHVLQSIPFFRK is encoded by the exons ATGGTGCTCGTCCACTGTGTGCCCTTCCAGTGTATTTGCCGGGGACCGGACCTAGACCGAGAGAACCAAGAG GCGACATCGGACCAACCAGAGCCAGAAGCCCTTCTCCAAACAGAGGAAGTCCCTCCAACCCCCATCAccacccctcccacctcctccacgaGCCTCTCAGAGTCGCCCACGGGCGCATCCTTGGAAACGTCCTCCGCCAGGCCGAGGCGGAGGAGCGGACGCGCGAGACCTCGTCCCATCTCTGACTACGGGCAGCTCGTTTCCAGGAGGAACCCCATCCCCGAGGAAGGGGCAGAAACGCGCGCCGAGGAAAGGACAGCGGAGACATCCTCGCACAAGGACAGCAGTGGTAGGGACTCGTGCGGGATTGAAGAGAGCCCGGAGACATGCAGCGTCAGCGGGGACGATCAAGGAGGCACGAGGCAGCGCCCGGTCTCGGTGATCGGGGGCGTcgaggagagcgaggagaaAGAAGACCGCCTCCCTTCT CTTTTGTCGCGGCCGCCCATCCCCTCCCACCAGGTCCCCCCCTACAGAGCCGTGTCTGCCAGGTTTCGACCCTCCGCCCTCTCCCAGAGCACCCCCATCGGACTGGACCGCGTAGGGCGGCGTAAGCTCCACAGAATGCTCAGCG ATGGTTTGTCAGAGTGCTCGGCGGCGCTGGATGACAGCGTGAGTGAAGAGGAGGACGGCAGCTTCGACGAGCTCGCCGATGCAACGCCCCACCTCCGGCCAGGGGTGGAGCTGTCTGTGCTCAACGAG TGGATAAGCTCAGGCAACGCCGTGTATGCTGAGGCTCTGTGGGACCATGTGAccatggaggagcaggagctggcCTTCAAGGCCGGAGACGTTATCCGCGTACTGGAGGCCCCGGACAAGGACTGGTGGTGGGGCAGGGGGGCTGACAAGGAGTCCTGGTTCCCCTCCAGCTTTGTGAGG GTGCGAGTGAACCAGGAGGACTTGAGTGCAGAAAGTGTGGAGAGTGTCGCGGACCAGGAAGATCCGGCTCCCAGGGACGCACACAACGCTCAGCACAAGGAGCAGATGAGAACCAACGTGGTTCAGGAAATCATGAATACCGAACGCATCTACATCAAGCTCCTGAAAGACATCTGTGAG GGTTACATCCGTCAGTGCCGTAAACACCCGGACATGTTCACTGAGCTGCAGCTGAAGACCATCTTCAGCAACATAGAGGACATCTACAGGTTCCAGAGGCAGTTTCTCAGAGACCTGGAGAAGAAGTACGACAAAGACCAACCTCATCAAAGTGAAATTGGCTCTTGCTTTCTCCTACAG GGAGAGGGCTTTTCTATCTACTCCGACTATTGTAACACTCATCCAGCAGCCTGCTCTGAGCTGCAGCGCCTCATGAAGTCCGGAAAATATAAGCATTTCTTCGAGGCCTGCCGGCTCCTCCAGCAGATGATCGACATTTCCGTGGCCAGTTTCTTGCTAACGCCGGTTCAGAAGATCTGTAAATACCCCCTGCAGCTTGGAGAGCTGCTTAAGTACACCCCCAAAGACCACAG AGACTACAGCGGGGTGAGCAAAGCTCACGAGGCGATGAAGAACGTGGCCAGTTTGATAAACGAGAGGAAGCGGCGGCATGAGAGCATCGACACCATTGCTCACTGGCAGGTGGCCATTCTACACTGGGAG GGGCCCGACGTGCTGGAGCTCAGCTCGGACCTGATCCACTCCGGCGAGCTGACTCGGGTCCTCCGACAAGGCAAAATGCAACAGCGCAGCTTCTTCCTGTTCGACCACCAGTTGGTCTTCTGCAAAAAAGACGTGCTGCGCAGAGACCTGCTCCACTACCGCGGGCGGCTGGACATGGACCAGACGGAGGTGGTGGACGTGCCCGACGGGCGGGACCCGGACCTGGGCCTGCAGCTGAGGAATGCGCTGCGCCTGCGCAACGCCTCCACTCTGGAGTTTGTGTGCGGGCTGTGCTGCAGGAAGGCCCAGGACAAGCAGAGGTGGCTGCAGGCCTTCGCCAAGGAGAGGCAGCGAGTCAGAGAAGACCAAGAGATGG GAATGGAAATCAGTGAAGAGCAAAGAAAACAGGCCATTGTTAATGCCAGGAGAgccaaacagaagaaaagcaaaa ACATTGGTTACTCTGGTTCTGTCCCACCGCACCACCAAAACCTTCACCCACTTCACCCACTTCACCAGCGTCACATCACCATCCCAACCAGCGTGCCCCAGCAGCAGGTCTTTTCACTGGCCGAGCCCCCGAAGCGGAAGCCTTACCACGTGTTGCAAAGCATCCCCTTTTTCAGGAAGTGA
- the c1qtnf9 gene encoding complement C1q and tumor necrosis factor-related protein 9A → MLQIRVKVALLLLLLAVRGVAQQDPQSKDCVCGHPGIPGDPGHNGTPGRDGRDGLRGDKGDHGQVGPIGSAGRDGHKGDKGELGAAGQAGLKGKRGENGERGPPGKMGPQGVQGTIGLKGSKGELGLPGPQGPKGDFGPLGPEGPKGEIGLRGDRGIQGPLGPPGKIGPKGEIGIPGYKGNIGYRGERGTRGDQGDKGDKGDAFVISKSAFTVGLTAQSKLPAANAPIRFDKIIYNEQNHYDAQTGRFTCAAAGAYFFTYHITVFARNVKVALVKNGVKIIHTTDNYQSSEDQAAGGAVLHLAVGDKVWLQVAGGELFNGLFADEDDDTTFSGFLIFMD, encoded by the exons ATGCTGCAGATCAGGGTTAAAGTCGCTCTCTTGCTTCTGCTATTGGCGGTCCGGGGTGTTGCGCAGCAAGACCCCCAAAGTAAAGACTGTGTTTGTGGACACCCTGGAATACCAGGGGACCCTGGACACAACGGGACACCCGGACGAGACGGCAGAGATGGACTCAGAGGGGACAAGGGTGATCACG GTCAAGTTGGTCCTATTGGATCAGCAGGCCGTGATGGCCACAAGGGAGACAAAGGGGAACTCG GTGCTGCTGGCCAAGCAGGGCTCAAAgggaaaaggggagaaaatggAGAACGGGGGCCGCCTGGGAAAATGGGGCCCCAGGGAGTCCAAGGGACCATAGGCCTCAAAGGAAGTAAGGGAGAGCTTGGGCTACCTGGACCCCAAGGACCTAAGGGAGATTTTGGCCCCCTTGGACCAGAGGGTCCAAAGGGGGAGATTGGCCTTCGAGGTGACAGAGGCATTCAGGGTCCATTGGGGCCTCCTGGGAAGATAGGGCCAAAGGGGGAAATCGGTATTCCTGGTTACAAAGGCAATATTGGTTATCGTGGTGAGAGAGGAACTCGAGGGGATCAAGGTGATAAGGGTGATAAGGGAGATGCATTCGTTATCTCTAAAAGTGCCTTCACCGTGGGTCTCACAGCGCAGAGTAAGCTGCCGGCAGCTAACGCACCGATCCGGTTCGATAAGATAATTTACAATGAACAGAATCACTACGATGCACAAACGGGGAGATTCACATGCGCCGCAGCAGGAGCCTATTTTTTCACCTACCACATCACCGTCTTCGCCAGGAACGTCAAGGTGGCTCTGGTGAAGAACGGTGTAAAGATAATCCACACCACAGATAACTACCAGAGCAGCGAGGATCaggcagcagggggcgctgtgcTGCACCTGGCTGTGGGAGACAAGGTCTGGCTGCAGGTCGCTGGAGGAGAGCTGTTCAATGGGCTCTTtgctgatgaagatgatgatacCACTTTCTCTGGGTTCTTAATCTTCATGGATTGA